TCGCAGAGGTTTTGCAGCTTTACGGCATTCCGCCCTACCAAAATAGGATCGGGCATAATAACTTCGGTGGGGCTAATTTTCACCCCGCCCTGTTTGATTATCTCTACAATGGAGCGCATCAGGTGTTGGTTGGTTCCCATCCGGCCGGTTACTCCATTCATGATGATGCCTACGCGATGGGTGGTTAGTTCAGTGCTCATAGCTCGTTTTCTACTGGTTTTTAGAATAAAAATGATTGTGAGCGTTCAAGTTAATGCTCTCAACCTTCTCTGCCAAAAAATTAAATGCAACCGATAACAAAAATTTGACAAGCAATGAAAACAGAGGGTTCAGGGATATGAGGCAATTTACTTACGCGTTCACAACCGGCTCGGCATAGCGTTGAATCTGTAACTGTTGTTGAAAGGCATGAATAGTATCTTTAATGGCCACAGTAACATTCGCTTTATTGTTTCTCTAATAAGCTTTAAAATTATGTTTTCACTGCTTCTGAGTCAAATAATGCGTTATTTTAACTGTAATTAAGCCAATAGTTTTTTGTGGATATACGTATGTCGTATATCCAGATGTTAACCATGAGCAAAATACACGTGTATCAGAAAACTTTTTTTAACTTTGTAAAAGTGAACCTACAATTATTGAAACGATGAATACAAAATTGACTTTAACGATAGAAAAAGAAATTATAGAGCGAGCAAAAAACTACGCAAAAGATAAAAATCGTAGTTTGTCAGATATCGTCGAGAACTATCTCAAAGTCCTTACAGAAAAAGAAAAAAATGATAAAAACCAAAAACTTAATCCAATTGTAGAGTCACTAAAAGGTTCTTTTAAAATGCCTAAAAATATGGATTACAAAAAGGAACTTAAAAATCGTCTAGAAGAAAAATACTTATAAATGGACAAAGTTCTAGTCGACACAGACGTGTTAATGGATTTCTTTTTTGACAGAAAGCCTTTTGCTAAATATTCTACAGAATTGATAAATCTATGTGCGGAAAAACAAGTGCAAGGATTTACAACACCTGTAATAATCTCGAACGTTTATTACCTGCTTCGAAAAACTGCGAAACATAATATCATTGTAGAGAAAATAAAACAACTTTTAACTATTATTGAAATTATAAATTTAGACAAAAGTGCTGTTATCAACGCGCTAAATTCAGACTTTAAAGACTTCGAAGATGCTTTACAAAACTTTTCTGCAGTTGAGAACGGTGAGATAAAAATTATATTGACCCGAAATTTAAAAGATTTTAAAAAAAGCGAACTAGCAATATTAACACCTGAGACATATCTAAAAGGAAAAGCCAGTGGCTACAATGTATAAAAATAATAGCGGTTTAATCGCTAAAACAGAAGTAAGTGAATATAAAAAAGGTATGTGCTAAACCGAAAAGTTCGCGTTTCAAAGCCCACCACTACTCATAGCTACAACCGTTACCCCTCTTATAAAAAGGCACAAAGGAGAGGCTATTTGGTTTTGATCCTCGGTGAAAAATTACCGAAATATTGTCTCAATTATCTTGAATTTACAGTAAGCACCAACAGAAAGTGATCGCTTCTGTGAAGCGACCACTTAGATGTACGCCAGTAACCACCCTGGGCGTGTTGTGTACTTAGTTTTTTTTTAAAGCCAGCGGGGCATGTAGTACACTAGCGTTTGCTGGAGAAGAAGATATTAACCTTTTAGTTTGAACGTGATGGGAAGCACCATCTTTACTTTAACTGGAACCCCACGTTGCTTACCGGGAATCCACTCAATAGGAGATTCTTTCACTACACGCAACGCTTCTTCATCGCAACCGGACCCAATTCCTTTAATTGCCTGAATATCTTGAATAGAGCCATCAGGAAAAACAATAAACTGTATAAACACCTTCCCTTCAACACGCATTTTCTGGGCTCTGCCCGGGTACTTCATATTCTCTTGAACGTATTGATAGAAGGCAATCATACCACCTACCGGTTCAGGAAATTGCTCGACTACCACAAATATCTCATCCACCATTTCCTCTTCGGGCTCTTCTATCACATTTGAGAATTCACGCTCCTCAACAGCGGTAGATTCATGGATTTCTATATCCAGCGAAATTTCCAGATCATCTATTTCAATTTCATCAGCGACAGCGATGATCTCGGGCTGAATAATTTTAGGAGGGGGAGGGGGTGGCTGATTGGTTGGCGGTATTTCCAGTACATCTTCGTACTGGTCGGTCATGGCAGCAGCTAACTCAACCAGTTCAGCACTTTCATAAGTTTTCCATTCAAAAACGGCAGTAACCATTAACATGCTAGTAGCTAAACCTATGCTCAGAAACAGGGGTCTCAGATGGTTGTAATCAAGGGCGGGATTTTTTTTAGGTATCATGACTTGGGTGGTTTAGGGTGGTACATCTGATAAATTTTGATAGTATCAATTTCCTCCTTTTATCCCCCAATAACCATGAGCGTACTTAGGTCAATACCTGACTTTGGTCAGTTTTTGTATTTATCATCACTCGAACGCTTTTATAAGCTCACTCAGGAAGTAGTTTTTATCAAAATTGCCCCGGGCGGTGATACCCAGCCGAACGATTACCAGTTTATGCTTAGGCAAAATAAAAATACTCTGTTCATCAAAACCCTGCGCGAAAAATAGTTCGGTAGGTACATCGGGAAATTCTCGCTGGTCGGGGCGATTGCGTTCTCCGGCATTTAGCCAAAATTGAGCACCGTACTTACGAAAAGGGGCATCCTCTACCGGACGAGTGGTATACTTTACCCAGCCTTCCGGCAGAATTCGCTGCCCTCGCCAAATCCCATCGTGGTAGTAGAGTAACCCAAACTTTGCCCAATCGCGGGTAGTAGCCAGCATGTACGACGATCCAACGAATGTACCAGATAAATCAGCTTCAATAACTGCACTGGACATTCCCAAAGGCTGAAATAATTGCTGGTAGGGCAAGGCGTAGTAGGCATCGTCGCCGTAGCGTTGCCGGAGCAAGAATGAGAGAATATTGGTAGTGCCGCTGGAATAGTACCATTCCTCACCGGGTTCTTCTTTCGGGGGGCGATGCATGGCTATACTCGCCATGTCTTCCGATAGGTACAGCATTTGGGTAACGTCGCTTGCTCCGAAGTAGGTCTCGTCCCATTTTAATCCACTGTTCATCCGTAACAGATGATCCCAAGTGATATTTTTTCTCGGATCGTCTTCTTCCTGCCAAGCTGGAACGGGGGCAGGTTGATTGATATCTAGCTGAGATTGCTGGACAGTAATCCCTACCAACGCATTAATTACGCTCTTCGTCATAGACCAACCAGGCATGAGTGTTTGAGCGGAGAAACCGGGGGCGTAGCGTTCGGCTACTAAAGTATCATCGTAAACCACCACCACGGCTTTGGTATTTTTCAGACGCTCGGCATCCGGTTCTGAAAAAGCCCAGCCTACTGCTTCGCTCAACTGGCTGTAGTTCACGTTTCGGCGAACCGCCTTTTCTTCGGGAATCGGATAATTATTGATTTTTTGCTCAGTAATTTGAGCCAGTTGAGGAATTGGGGCTACGCTTTTATCGTTTACCCGCAAAACACAGCCCGCTCCGGGCCGATACACTGCTTGCCGAGTTGCTGTACCAAAGATGGAGGCAGTAGCCGAAGAATCAACGTCGTTTACTTCATACTCAGCCAACCGATACGGAAAGCGAGCCAGTTCATTCACCAGTACTGAACTATCGGAACGCTGAGCTACAAAGTGGCAGGAGCACAAATGCTTCGCCCCAAATCCGGTGAGAATAGGGAGTGCCTGAAAAATGTAATAAACTAAGTAGGTAAATCCAGAGATTACAATAAGCAGAAAAACCTTGACGAGAAGCCGCTTATGCGGTCGTTTTTGCACCAATACTTCAGGAATTTTGTTATTTGCAAAGCCAACGTGCCAAGATAATTCTTCATCTTACCATAAAAAATTTTTCACCATGTATATTCCTTTCGAAGAAATGCCCGCTACCGCTCGTATCTGGGTGTACCAAGCTAACCGCCCCTTGAGCGATACTGAAGAAGCGCAAACTATTCAGCTAGGTGAGGCTTTTGCTAATCAGTGGGCTGCCCACGGCAATGCGCTACGATCTTCGGTGCAGGTTGTGTATCAATACTTTCTGGTAATTGCGGTAGATGAGCAATACAACGCCGCCAGTGGTTGCTCTATTGATAGTTCGGTGGCGTTTGTACGAGAATTAGAGCATAAGTTTTCTACTGAGAATACATCCATTAGTTTTTTTGATCGTACCCAAATTGCCTTCTGGCAAGATGATGCAGTGCAATTGCTACCTATGAATCAGGCCAAACAAGCCGTAAAAGAAGGGAAGGTACTACCCGACACTATCACGTTTGATAACACCGTTCCCAGCATTGAAGCTTGGGAAAATCGCTGGAAAATTCCGGTACAGAATTCTTGGTTAGCTCGCTACCTTCCTCAAACTACCAATGCCTGATCTGATAAATAGAACCATTTCCTATTTGGCTCAGTATACTTTTTCTTAGCAAAAAGGCGTTTTATGAACGTATTTGGCGAACGGAGTTTCGCCGTTGACCGACATATTTCGTATCTTTAAAAAATTTCGAGATACCTATGATGAGAGTAAACAGTTTTGGGCTTGCTTCTTTAGTACTGTTAGCGGTACTAACGGCCTGTAATCCGGGCAAGCGGGCGTTGATTAAAGGCTACAATAGCTTTGACGGAGGCGATTACAACATAGCGATTGAGCAGTATCGGGTAGCCATGGACAATGGAGTAGAGGTTGCTGAATCGAACTACCGGATTGCCGAAGCCTATCGGTTGAGTAATCGCCTGGCCGAAGCCATGCCCTATTACGAAGCAGCCATTGATATGGGCGTTGCCGACACAGCGGCGGTGTTTCACTACGCTTTAGCCCTTAAGCAAAACGGCGAGTACGAACTGGCTAAGGAACAGCTAGATGAGTATCTAAAACTATCCCGAGATAGTGTGTTGGAGTACACCGAATGGGCCAATCAGGAAGTGGCCAATTTGAATAACCTAGACAGTATTCTGATTAAAGATCAGTACTTTGAGATTGAACCCGTAGCCTCAGTTAATACCGAAGAAGCGGAGTATGCTCCTACCGTACACCGGGGTTCATTTTACTTTACCTCATCCAGAGGAAGTGAGAAAGTTTACAAAGCCACCGGAACCGGATTTACCAATATCTACAAGGCTCCTATTCAGAACGATCAGGTGCTGGCGGAACAAGCAAGCACATTGGGAGCCGAATTTGCCAGCGAAGCTATTAACGAAGGAGTAATTACGTTTTCCCCCAACGGTAAAATGATGGTGTTTGCTCGCGGAAACAATGGTAAACGCAAAGGAACTCAAGATGTAAATTTGTATATGTCGCGCTACCAAAAAGGCAAGTGGACTACGCCTGAGATCCTAAGCATTAACGACCCCAATGCCTGGGATTCTACTCCTACGTTTAGTCGCGACGGAAAAACGCTCTATTTTGCCTCCAACCGTCCGGGTGGGCAGGGCGGTATTGATTTGTACTCCGCTCGGGTTGACGGCCGCGGTCGCTGGAGCAATGTACGCAATATGGGAAGCACCATTAATACTCCCGGTCACGAAATGTTTCCCTACGTAACCGACGATGGTAAGCTGTACTTCTCATCCGACGGCCATCCTAGCATGGGTGCACTGGATGTTTTTGTGGCCACTCGTAAAGA
This region of Tunicatimonas pelagia genomic DNA includes:
- a CDS encoding type II toxin-antitoxin system VapC family toxin: MDKVLVDTDVLMDFFFDRKPFAKYSTELINLCAEKQVQGFTTPVIISNVYYLLRKTAKHNIIVEKIKQLLTIIEIINLDKSAVINALNSDFKDFEDALQNFSAVENGEIKIILTRNLKDFKKSELAILTPETYLKGKASGYNV
- a CDS encoding DUF6364 family protein, coding for MNTKLTLTIEKEIIERAKNYAKDKNRSLSDIVENYLKVLTEKEKNDKNQKLNPIVESLKGSFKMPKNMDYKKELKNRLEEKYL
- a CDS encoding energy transducer TonB; the protein is MIPKKNPALDYNHLRPLFLSIGLATSMLMVTAVFEWKTYESAELVELAAAMTDQYEDVLEIPPTNQPPPPPPKIIQPEIIAVADEIEIDDLEISLDIEIHESTAVEEREFSNVIEEPEEEMVDEIFVVVEQFPEPVGGMIAFYQYVQENMKYPGRAQKMRVEGKVFIQFIVFPDGSIQDIQAIKGIGSGCDEEALRVVKESPIEWIPGKQRGVPVKVKMVLPITFKLKG
- a CDS encoding serine hydrolase domain-containing protein encodes the protein MQKRPHKRLLVKVFLLIVISGFTYLVYYIFQALPILTGFGAKHLCSCHFVAQRSDSSVLVNELARFPYRLAEYEVNDVDSSATASIFGTATRQAVYRPGAGCVLRVNDKSVAPIPQLAQITEQKINNYPIPEEKAVRRNVNYSQLSEAVGWAFSEPDAERLKNTKAVVVVYDDTLVAERYAPGFSAQTLMPGWSMTKSVINALVGITVQQSQLDINQPAPVPAWQEEDDPRKNITWDHLLRMNSGLKWDETYFGASDVTQMLYLSEDMASIAMHRPPKEEPGEEWYYSSGTTNILSFLLRQRYGDDAYYALPYQQLFQPLGMSSAVIEADLSGTFVGSSYMLATTRDWAKFGLLYYHDGIWRGQRILPEGWVKYTTRPVEDAPFRKYGAQFWLNAGERNRPDQREFPDVPTELFFAQGFDEQSIFILPKHKLVIVRLGITARGNFDKNYFLSELIKAFE
- a CDS encoding OmpA family protein; protein product: MMRVNSFGLASLVLLAVLTACNPGKRALIKGYNSFDGGDYNIAIEQYRVAMDNGVEVAESNYRIAEAYRLSNRLAEAMPYYEAAIDMGVADTAAVFHYALALKQNGEYELAKEQLDEYLKLSRDSVLEYTEWANQEVANLNNLDSILIKDQYFEIEPVASVNTEEAEYAPTVHRGSFYFTSSRGSEKVYKATGTGFTNIYKAPIQNDQVLAEQASTLGAEFASEAINEGVITFSPNGKMMVFARGNNGKRKGTQDVNLYMSRYQKGKWTTPEILSINDPNAWDSTPTFSRDGKTLYFASNRPGGQGGIDLYSARVDGRGRWSNVRNMGSTINTPGHEMFPYVTDDGKLYFSSDGHPSMGALDVFVATRKDGEVFIENLGPPVNSVADDFGISFTTIKDGYFTSNRSSGAGDDDIYAFVNNDPDLKIVNYFLAGITVTKDEESGQEKIVEGVKVKLRFPQSDDIASETTGNEGEFGFKVDGGTNYELVAEKEGFFTERVDFSTIGRTIPQEELVAMVTDTTFRTKIVLSKLVLDKPIVMENIYYEFDEYFITDAAAVELDKLVNILNDNPQIIIELSSHTDAQGDNDYNEALSQRRAESAVQYLVESGIDAGRITARGYGESQLIIKNAVNDDQHEINRRTEFKVTRIRQNSTQANNSLE